In Periplaneta americana isolate PAMFEO1 chromosome 3, P.americana_PAMFEO1_priV1, whole genome shotgun sequence, the following are encoded in one genomic region:
- the LOC138696721 gene encoding immunoglobulin superfamily containing leucine-rich repeat protein 2-like: protein MDAWYLLTWLLLSLHMALSDTDRTVCNYLTNYKTADCSQINLVTVPSNLSSEIQVLDLSYNRIRELHAHAFAPYTALKNLYLGHNLISFVEEDTFAGLNQLRTLDLSHNALNTLPVGLLHLPALSRLALSHNRLSALDLKDAPVSDSLSFLSLASCHLTELPALQAFPNLLELNVSDNELTRISPRQLAPLCGLYLLDIRQNPDLFQHSHPCDCYELTEWVKHRKIFYAEEPLNCSLGEETVTTSPCVLKPAEFNTTNCKRVFVALEKKNMWVHWLLPTLIVVAIIFIIVMVAVTLVQSRRSRMLKMEVRNRARII from the exons ATGGACGCATGGTATTTATTGACATGGCTGTTACTCTCCCTGCACATGGCGCTGTCAGATACGGATAGAACGGTTTGCAATTACTTGACCAACTACAAGACTGCAGATTGTTCACAAATCAACCTGGTCACAGTACCCAGCAACCTCAGCTCAGAAATTCAG GTGCTAGATTTGTCGTACAACAGGATACGGGAACTTCATGCGCACGCCTTCGCGCCCTATACGGCGCTCAAGAATCTGTACCTGGGCCACAACCTCATTTCCTTCGTCGAGGAAGACACGTTCGCTGGCCTGAACCAGTTGAGGACGCTGGACCTCTCCCACAACGCGCTGAACACGCTGCCCGTGGGGCTGCTGCACCTGCCCGCTCTGTCCAGGCTGGCCCTGAGCCATAACCGACTGTCAGCCCTGGACCTCAAGGACGCCCCCGTCAGCGACTCCCTGTCGTTCCTGTCCCTGGCCAGTTGCCACCTAACGGAGCTGCCGGCCCTGCAAGCGTTCCCAAACCTGCTGGAGCTGAATGTGTCGGACAACGAGCTGACCAGGATCTCTCCCCGCCAGCTGGCCCCGCTGTGCGGCCTCTACCTGCTGGACATCAGGCAGAACCCCGACCTCTTCCAGCACTCCCACCCCTGCGACTGCTACGAGCTGACAGAGTGGGTCAAGCACAGGAAGATCTTCTACGCAGAGGAGCCACTCAACTGCTCCCTCGGGGAAG AGACCGTCACGACGTCTCCTTGCGTCCTAAAACCTGCTGAATTTAACACTACTAATTGCAAGAGGGTATTCGTTGCGCTGGAGAAGAAGAACATGTGGGTGCATTGGTTGCTGCCCACACTCATTGTTGTGGCCATCATATTCATAATCGTAATGGTGGCCGTCACACTGGTTCAAAGTCGGAGGTCAAGGATGTTAAAGATGGAGGTGCGAAATAGGGCCAGAATAATATAG